In Nicotiana tabacum cultivar K326 chromosome 17, ASM71507v2, whole genome shotgun sequence, one DNA window encodes the following:
- the LOC107789539 gene encoding F-box protein At5g03100 isoform X2, which yields MSESEEHEENLDYDSPRYSPASPRYSTSPSYYDSDQSYFGGKRGKTDKTDRISALPDSLILHILSSLDMGEVVRTGVLSKRWHLLWTSSQSLIFSYSGLHVNGIYKFVIFIDNTLLLCRSSIVKKFSVDFNYSKRFVRHVNRWMISIKNKHVEELDLNLRSRGNLIEIYNLPQIMYFNVGLRVLSLCNCNLVPKEEIYWPALRVLEIGYAELNRDVIKKICSGCRALESLKFRSCYGVDYFDIDSKSVKKLMMDDYGRQNHDDDDDDELGIYARNVTSLEICGYFHRRILVLEDVKAILDAKLDFYRNTDDYVLEHEFRTDQNMLKNLLVSLQHVEKLSIGTWCLQVLTSLEIQNLPCPRMRCKYLTLNTPMKKWELPGIAILLQSCPQVEILHINAESAFEVLHLGSGAEPPSRFYIAMEKWLLSLAIYTKKLMGRIRAQRPLNNPNMVLRGNMCENKQYKPKANFGGKEREISIDYKTGEWGGSISIYTWIT from the exons ATGTCTGAATCAGAAGAACATGAAGAAAACCTGGATTATGATTCTCCACGATACTCTCCCGCTTCTCCACGATACTCTACCTCTCCTTCTTATTATGATTCTGATCAATCCTACTTTGGTGGAAAACGTGGTAAAACCGACAAAACAGATCGAATTAGCGCCTTGCCAGATTCTTTGATACTTCACATCCTCTCTTCCTTGGACATGGGTGAAGTAGTACGAACTGGGGTTTTGTCAAAAAGATGGCACCTCTTGTGGACTTCATCACAATCCCTAATTTTCAGTTACTCCGGCCTACATGTTAATGGTATATATAAATTCGTCATCTTTATTGATAATACACTACTTCTTTGCCGGTCTAGTATAGTCAAAAAGTTTTCGGTCGATTTTAATTACAGCAAACGCTTTGTTCGACATGTTAATAGATGGATGATATCCATTAAGAATAAACATGTGGAGGAACTGGATCTAAATCTTAGGTCACGAGGTAATTTGATTGAGATTTACAATTTACCCCAGATTATGTACTTCAATGTCGGTTTACGAGTTCTAAGTTTGTGCAATTGCAATCTTGTACCAAAAGAGGAAATTTATTGGCCTGCCCTTAGGGTTTTAGAAATTGGATATGCTGAATTGAACCGAGACGTTATTAAAAAGATTTGTTCTGGATGTCGTGCGCTGGAGTCTCTCAAGTTTAGGAGTTGTTATGGGGTTGATTATTTTGATATTGATTCCAAAAGTGTGAAGAAGTTGATGATGGATGACTATGGACGACAAAaccatgatgatgatgatgatgacgagcTGGGAATATATGCTAGGAATGTTACTTCACTAGAAATTTGCGGTTATTTTCATAgaagaatacttgttcttgagGATGTAAAAGCTATACTCGATGCTAAGCTAGATTTCTATAGGAATACAGATGACTACGTACTCGAACATGAATTTAGGACTGACCAGAATATGTTAAAAAATCTCCTTGTATCACTCCAGCATGTTGAGAAACTCTCCATTGGGACATGGTGTCTGCAG GTCCTTACGTCATTGGAGATCCAAAATTTGCCATGCCCCAGGATGAGATGCAAATACTTGACATTAAACACTCCTATGAAGAAATGGGAGCTCCCTGGAATAGCAATCCTTCTACAAAGCTGTCCTCAGGTTGAAATCTTGCACATAAACGCAGAATCTGCTTTTGAAGTG CTACATTTGGGATCTGGTGCTGAACCTCCATCTCGGTTCTATATCGCCATGGAAAAATGGTTGTTGTCATTGGCGATTTACACAAAGAAGCTTATGGGCAGAATCCGAGCTCAAAGACCGTTGAACAATCCAAACATGGTGCTGAGAGGGAACATGTGTGAGAACAAACAGTACAAGCCAAAAGCAAACTTTGGTGGTAAAGAAAGAGAAATTTCCATTGATTACAAGACTGGGGAATGGGGAGGATCTATCTCTATTTATACGTGGATAACTTAA
- the LOC107789539 gene encoding F-box protein At5g03100 isoform X3 → MSESEEHEENLDYDSPRYSPASPRYSTSPSYYDSDQSYFGGKRGKTDKTDRISALPDSLILHILSSLDMGEVVRTGVLSKRWHLLWTSSQSLIFSYSGLHVNGIYKFVIFIDNTLLLCRSSIVKKFSVDFNYSKRFVRHVNRWMISIKNKHVEELDLNLRSRGNLIEIYNLPQIMYFNVGLRVLSLCNCNLVPKEEIYWPALRVLEIGYAELNRDVIKKICSGCRALESLKFRSCYGVDYFDIDSKSVKKLMMDDYGRQNHDDDDDDELGIYARNVTSLEICGYFHRRILVLEDVKAILDAKLDFYRNTDDYVLEHEFRTDQNMLKNLLVSLQHVEKLSIGTWCLQVLTSLEIQNLPCPRMRCKYLTLNTPMKKWELPGIAILLQSCPQVEILHINAESAFEVVRNVLRSSIPARGGLI, encoded by the exons ATGTCTGAATCAGAAGAACATGAAGAAAACCTGGATTATGATTCTCCACGATACTCTCCCGCTTCTCCACGATACTCTACCTCTCCTTCTTATTATGATTCTGATCAATCCTACTTTGGTGGAAAACGTGGTAAAACCGACAAAACAGATCGAATTAGCGCCTTGCCAGATTCTTTGATACTTCACATCCTCTCTTCCTTGGACATGGGTGAAGTAGTACGAACTGGGGTTTTGTCAAAAAGATGGCACCTCTTGTGGACTTCATCACAATCCCTAATTTTCAGTTACTCCGGCCTACATGTTAATGGTATATATAAATTCGTCATCTTTATTGATAATACACTACTTCTTTGCCGGTCTAGTATAGTCAAAAAGTTTTCGGTCGATTTTAATTACAGCAAACGCTTTGTTCGACATGTTAATAGATGGATGATATCCATTAAGAATAAACATGTGGAGGAACTGGATCTAAATCTTAGGTCACGAGGTAATTTGATTGAGATTTACAATTTACCCCAGATTATGTACTTCAATGTCGGTTTACGAGTTCTAAGTTTGTGCAATTGCAATCTTGTACCAAAAGAGGAAATTTATTGGCCTGCCCTTAGGGTTTTAGAAATTGGATATGCTGAATTGAACCGAGACGTTATTAAAAAGATTTGTTCTGGATGTCGTGCGCTGGAGTCTCTCAAGTTTAGGAGTTGTTATGGGGTTGATTATTTTGATATTGATTCCAAAAGTGTGAAGAAGTTGATGATGGATGACTATGGACGACAAAaccatgatgatgatgatgatgacgagcTGGGAATATATGCTAGGAATGTTACTTCACTAGAAATTTGCGGTTATTTTCATAgaagaatacttgttcttgagGATGTAAAAGCTATACTCGATGCTAAGCTAGATTTCTATAGGAATACAGATGACTACGTACTCGAACATGAATTTAGGACTGACCAGAATATGTTAAAAAATCTCCTTGTATCACTCCAGCATGTTGAGAAACTCTCCATTGGGACATGGTGTCTGCAG GTCCTTACGTCATTGGAGATCCAAAATTTGCCATGCCCCAGGATGAGATGCAAATACTTGACATTAAACACTCCTATGAAGAAATGGGAGCTCCCTGGAATAGCAATCCTTCTACAAAGCTGTCCTCAGGTTGAAATCTTGCACATAAACGCAGAATCTGCTTTTGAAGTG GTGCGAAATGTTTTGAGATCATCGATTCCGGCGAGGGGTGGTTTAATATAG
- the LOC107809202 gene encoding F-box protein At5g03100, translating into MSESEEEEKADLLHVKRLKTEKTDRISALPDSLILHILSFLQMDEVIRTGVLTKRWHLLWTSAQTLIFSYSGPHDYGTYNKFATFIDDTLLRCQPSKLNKFSVDFIYSRRFVRHVNKWIAFIKNKHVEELNLHLRSRDLNEIYNLPELMYSNMCLRDLYLRHCNLVPKGEINWPSLRVLEIGYAELNQDFIKKICFGCPALESLKFRSCYGIGCFNIDSKSVKKLVIKGCWDDDEDDNEEEKELGIYARNVTSLEISGHFHKKILVLQDVKALVDAKLNVYRKPDEYIHNYEGDFKTDQNMVKDLLVSLQHVEKLSIGTWCLQVLTTLEMRTLSCPRMRCKYLTLNTHMKKWELPGITILLQSCPQVETLNIDMTSHFEEYYFGSYFKKCNDFSGGNYWISRPCWVLYLKTLRIYGFWGGNEYILSFLEVVLKNAMVLEKIFIGSSKNDWIPTDADYRRVANKMLSFPRSSKDAVILFTG; encoded by the exons ATGTCtgaatcagaagaagaagaaaaggcggATTTGCTTCACGTCAAACGTCTTAAAACTGAAAAAACAGATCGAATTAGCGCCTTGCCAGATTCTTTGATACTTCACATCCTCTCTTTCTTGCAGATGGATGAAGTTATACGAACTGGAGTTTTGACAAAAAGGTGGCACCTCTTGTGGACTTCAGCACAAACCTTAATTTTCAGTTACTCAGGACCACATGATTATGGTACATATAATAAGTTCgctacttttattgatgataccCTACTTCGTTGCCAGCCTAGTAAATTGAACAAGTTTTCGGTCGATTTTATTTACAGCAGACGCTTTGTTCGACACGTTAATAAATGGATTGCATTCATCAAGAATAAACATGTGGAGGAACTGAATCTTCATCTAAGGTCACGAGATTTGAATGAGATTTACAATTTACCCGAGCTTATGTACTCCAATATGTGCTTACGAGACCTATATTTGCGCCATTGTAATCTTGTACCAAAAGGGGAGATTAATTGGCCTTCCCTTAGGGTTTTAGAAATTGGATATGCTGAATTGAACCAGGATTTTATCAAAAAGATTTGTTTTGGATGTCCTGCTTTGGAGTCTCTGAAGTTTAGGAGTTGTTACGGGATTGGTTGTTTTAATATTGATTCCAAAAGTGTGAAGAAGTTGGTGATCAAAGGATGTTGGGATGACGATGAGGATgataatgaagaagaaaaagagctgGGAATATATGCTAGGAATGTTACTTCACTGGAGATTAGCGGCCATTTTCAtaaaaagatacttgttcttcagGATGTAAAAGCTCTGGTCGATGCTAAGCTAAATGTTTATAGGAAGCCAGATGAGTACATACATAATTACGAGGGTGATTTTAAAACTGATCAGAATATGGTGAAAGATCTCCTTGTATCACTCCAGCACGTTGAGAAACTCTCCATCGGAACATGGTGTTTGCAG GTCCTTACGACATTGGAGATGAGAACCTTGTCATGCCCCAGGATGAGATGCAAATACTTGACCTTAAACACTCATATGAAGAAATGGGAGCTTCCTGGGATAACAATCCTTCTACAAAGCTGTCCTCAGGTTGAGACCTTGAACATAGACATGACATCCCACTTCGAAGAG TATTATTTTGGGTCGTATTTTAAGAAATGTAACGACTTTAGTGGAGGAAATTACTGGATATCAAGGCCTTGTTGGGTGCTGTATCTCAAGACTTTAAGGATTTACGGCTTCTGGGGTGGGAATGAATACATCCTTTCGTTTCTGGAAGTTGTGCTAAAGAATGCGATGGTGCTTGAGAAAATCTTCATTGGCTCCTCCAAAAACGATTGGATTCCTACAGATGCGGACTACAGAAGAGTTGCAAATAAGATGTTAAGCTTTCCGAGATCATCAAAGGATGCTGTTATTCTGTTCACTGGTTGA
- the LOC107809201 gene encoding myosin-1: protein MSSVIVTTYQNMGSLSTLELMLEELQQVEENTNDLPPPLPVRPITKARLPKGRRKLPEFGKEKNRVEEDGYSQVKCGMFESTRTKEDVFLDQPVHQWDSTDRDSAAMTDKICLMIDLREGAGLNAVVAIQRCFRGYQARRYFHQLKTGVVALQQFVRGEIARKYHQDRRRRLTAIIIIQKHIKEHHHKRIERQLTAATRLQSVIRGWLTRKQFNTLGNGKLTCGRYIREKNDLDEKEQETKVPRSVLLDLQRHILRTEAALERKKEENAALRLHIQHYEKKWNQYESKMKAMEKMWQDQLTSVQTSLAAERKTHSGEKTKGELRLLMHQDQDQDEDDEFPRTTTLQRSELNLSNEVHDTRPQQNGGTNSENQLNNHHVMNMVNHFQNFVHDQCKSGQEASILWPNDELQKLKVRFEAWKKDYKSKLREVKATMKQLGHSERGKGTKIWCGR from the exons ATGTCTTCTGTGATTGTGACAACTTATCAGAATATGGGGAGTCTTAGTACACTGGAGCTTATGCTTGAGGAACTTCAACAAGTAGAGGAAAATACAAATGATTTGCCACCACCTTTGCCTGTTAGGCCAATTACAAAGGCTAGGTTGCCTAAGGGAAGAAGAAAATTGCCAGAGTTTGGTAAAGAAAAGAATAGAGTTGAAGAAGATGGATATTCACAGGTTAAATGTGGTATGTTTGAGAGCACAAGAACAAAGGAAGATGTATTTCTTGATCAACCAGTTCATCAATGGGattcaacagatagagattctgCAGCCATGACAGATAAG ATTTGTTTAATGATTGATCTGAGAGAAGGAGCTGGACTCAATGCAGTAGTGGCAATTCAGAGATGCTTTCGCGGCTACCAAGCCCGCCGGTACTTTCATCAGCTTAAAACTGGAGTAGTAGCACTACAACAAT TTGTGCGTGGTGAAATTGCAAGAAAGTATCATCAGGATCGCAGAAGGAGGTTGACGGCCATTATCATTATACAGAAACACATAAAGGAGCACCATCATAAAAGAATAGAACGACAACTTACTGCGGCCACACGTTTACAATCTG TTATTCGAGGTTGGTTGACGCGAAAACAGTTCAATACCTTAGGTAATGGAAAGCTAACTTGTGGTCGGTACATTAGAGAAAAGAATGACCTTGACGAGAAGGAGCAAGAAACTAAG GTACCGCGCTCAGTTCTACTTGATCTTCAGAGGCATATTCTGAGGACAGAGGCAGCTCTGgagagaaagaaagaggaaaatgCAGCTTTGAGGCTACATATTCAGCATTATGAGAAAAAGTGGAATCAGTATGAGTCAAAGATGAAAGCTATGGAGAAGATGTGGCAAGATCAGTTAACGTCTGTACAA ACAAGTCTGGCTGCGGAAAGGAAAACACACAGCGGTGAAAAAACTAAGGGAGAACTTAGACTACTGATGCATCAAGATCAAGATCAAGACGAGGATGATGAATTCCCAAGAACTACGACCCTTCAAAGGAGTGAACTGAATCTTTCCAATGAGGTACATGATACAcgaccacaacaaaatggaggaACAAATTCCGAGAACCAGCTTAATAACCATCATGTGATGAATATGGTcaatcattttcaaaattttgtcCATGATCAATGTAAATCGGGGCAGGAGGCGTCCATCCTCTGGCCTAATGATGAGCTTCAAAAGCTGAAGGTTAGATTTGAAGCATGGAAGAAGGATTACAAAAGTAAATTGCGGGAGGTAAAAGCAACAATGAAGCAACTTGGACACTCTGAAAGGGGGAAGGGTACAAAGATATGGTGTGGAAGATGA